TTTCTAGGTTATGATTACCTGGTAAGCTTAGCTCTTCTTTGTTTAAAAGAACTATTTTTTCATCTATGTCTATAACTATATTATTGTCTTTATCTAAATATATTCCTTCTTCTAATTGTTTTTTTCTTGAGAAGAATATTTTTTTAGCTTTAACTTTTTCAGATAACAATCTAACTTTTTCATCGTCATAATTTAATATACAAAAATCATCACTATTCTGATTCATAAATATTCTAGCCTTAGCTTCTATATAATTTTCCATAGTGTGATGTCTATTTAAATGATCTTCTGTAAAGTTTAATATTGCACTAACTTTTGGTTTGAAAGTATCTATACTCTCTAATTGAAAACTGCTTAATTCTGTTACTAAAACAGATTTTTCGTCAGCAACTCCCACTGTATCTATAACTGGATTACCAATATTTCCAACAATATATGTATCAGTCTGTGATTTTTTAAATATCTCACCCACTAAGCTAGTTGTTGTTGTTTTTCCATTTGTACCTGTTATACCTATAAATGTAGGATTATTCGAAAGTGTATATGCTAATTCAACTTCACCAATTATTTTTATATTATTATCTTTTAATTTTAATATAAAATGTAAATCTAGAGGAACTCCTGGTGATACTACTACTAAATCTATATCATCAACATTTTCTGGATGATATCCTAAAATATATTCTACACTACTTAAATGTTCTAGTTCTTTAAGTATTTCACTTAGTTTCTCTTTATCTTTTATATCATTAACTATTATATTTGCACCTAATTTATCTAAATGCTTGATTGTAGATATACCTGTTTTTGCAAGTCCTACTAATAAGACTTTCTTATTTTTTAGGTTCATTTTTATACCCCCAACTTTAGAATATTGCTATTATACCTATCCATGCTAATATTACAGTAGTTATCCAGAATATGAAAACAACTCTTGTTTCTGGCCATCCACATTGTTCAAAATGGTGATGTATTGGTGCCATTTTAAATATTCTTTTCTTTCTTAATTTGAAAGAACCTACTTGAAGTATTACTGAGATAGCTTCTGCAAAATATATACCTCCAACTAAAGGTATTAATAATATTGAGTTCGTTAATACAGAGAATGCAACAACAGCACCACCTAGTGCCATAGAACCCGTATCACCCATAAATATCTTAGCTGGATAAGAATTAAATCCTAAAAATCCTAGACAAGCTCCTACAGTAGCTGCTGCTAATACTGCAACATCCGGATTTACTGTTACAGATGATGCAAGTAGCATAAAGAATGTTGATACTATTAATGTTACTCCTGATGCTAAACCATCTAATCCATCTGTTAAGTTTACTGCATTAACTATTCCCACTATTATGAATGTCATTATTGGAACATATAATGTTCCTAAATTTATAACAGCGTCAGTAAATGGTATCACAAGTTGTGATGCACTTGGTGACGATGTATATTGATAATATGATATATATAAAGCTAAAGCAAATTGAAGCACTATTTTTTGCCATGGCTTTAATCCCAATGATCTTCTTTTCTTTATTATTATAAAGTCATCTATAAACCCTACTAAACCAAATCCTACAATTGATATTAATCCTACCATCATATCTGGACCAACTTTGCTTCTAGTAAGTCCTGTAACTAATATAGCTACTATCATTAATATTCCACCCATAGTAGGTGTTCCATTTTTAGCTAAATGTGTTTTGGGTCCATCGTCTCTAACGGTTTGACCGAATTTAAATTTAGTTAACATAGGTATAAATATTGGGCCTAATATAACTACTATTAGAAATGAAATCATTGATGTATAAGTAAGTTCTGTTATTCCTAACATAATATATCTCCTCTCCCTTGTTGGCTATTTCTTTCGTTTTATTACTTATTTAGATATTCTACTATTTTTTCTAATTTCATACCTCTAGATGCCTTTACTAATATTACATCTTCATCTTTTAGTAAATTATCAATTTCATTAATAGCATCTTCTTTTGTACTAAAATGATGTATGTTTTCTTTATTAAATCCTAATTTTTCTGATTCTTTTCCTATAAAATTAGAATCATTACCTATAGTTAACAATACATCTGTATTATTTATAATCGATTCTCCTACTAATCTATGACCATACTCTGCATGCTCACCCATTTCAAACATATCTCCAAGTACAGCAACTCTTCTGCTTTTGTATCTTCCAAGAATTTTTAACGCTGCCTTCATCGAGTCAGGGCTAGCATTGTATGCATCATTTATTATTGTAAACTTATCAGTTTTAAGTATATCTAGTCTCATTTTTGTAGCTTTGAAGTTTCTTAAACCTGATTTTATTTCATCAAGAGAAAGTCCAAGACTTCTTCCAACTAATATAGCAGCCATAGCATTATATACATTGTGTTCTCCTACTGTTGGTATAAATATTTCTTCTTCTTTACCATCCATTATACATATAAATGTAATGCTATCTTCTGTCATTTCATATCTATCACAATATATATCATTTTCTTTACTAAATCCAAATGTTTGTAATTTAAATAAATGATTTTGATCTTTTAATGTCGATAGAAATTTATCATCCCCATTTACTACTAGTGTACTTGAAGAATCAAAATTAGTTGTTATCTCCATTTTGGCTTTTAAAATTCCTTCTTGAGAACCTAAATTTTCAATATGAGATAAACCTATATTTGATATTACACCAATTTTAGGATTAACTATATTTGCTAAATATTCAATTTCATTAAATCCTGACATGCCCATTTCTATTACTGCACACTCATGATATTCATTTAAGTTAAATAATGTTAAAGGAACACCTAATTGATTATTTAAATTTCCTTCATTTTTTAAAGTATTAAGTTTAGAACTTACAGTTGCAAAAACCATATCTCTTGTCGTAGTTTTTCCTACACTTCCTGTTATCCCTATATATGGTATATCAAATTTAGATTTGTAATATTTACCTATATCTCCAACAGCAATCTCGCTATCTTTGACTTCTATTAAATTTATGTCCGAACTATCTAAATTTATGCCACTACTTTCATTTTTTATAAAAGTTTTGCATCCATTTTCATAAGCAGACTTTATAAATTGATGTCCATCTAAGTTTTCTCCTACTATAGCTACAAATACATTATCTTTATTTGCAAGTCTACTATCTATAACAACGTCAT
Above is a genomic segment from Romboutsia lituseburensis containing:
- the murD gene encoding UDP-N-acetylmuramoyl-L-alanine--D-glutamate ligase, translated to MNLKNKKVLLVGLAKTGISTIKHLDKLGANIIVNDIKDKEKLSEILKELEHLSSVEYILGYHPENVDDIDLVVVSPGVPLDLHFILKLKDNNIKIIGEVELAYTLSNNPTFIGITGTNGKTTTTSLVGEIFKKSQTDTYIVGNIGNPVIDTVGVADEKSVLVTELSSFQLESIDTFKPKVSAILNFTEDHLNRHHTMENYIEAKARIFMNQNSDDFCILNYDDEKVRLLSEKVKAKKIFFSRKKQLEEGIYLDKDNNIVIDIDEKIVLLNKEELSLPGNHNLENCMAAIGITYACNVNIEVIKDVLKTFAAVEHRQEFVKSLNGVMFVNDSKGTNPDSTIKAIQSYKNNIILIAGGMDKQSSFDELLEVAENNVRALVLLGETAPKIEKCAKEKGFKEIYIVKDMKEAVNTSYKLANKNEVVLLSPACASWDMYKSFEVRGNDFKENVHNLK
- the mraY gene encoding phospho-N-acetylmuramoyl-pentapeptide-transferase; translation: MMLGITELTYTSMISFLIVVILGPIFIPMLTKFKFGQTVRDDGPKTHLAKNGTPTMGGILMIVAILVTGLTRSKVGPDMMVGLISIVGFGLVGFIDDFIIIKKRRSLGLKPWQKIVLQFALALYISYYQYTSSPSASQLVIPFTDAVINLGTLYVPIMTFIIVGIVNAVNLTDGLDGLASGVTLIVSTFFMLLASSVTVNPDVAVLAAATVGACLGFLGFNSYPAKIFMGDTGSMALGGAVVAFSVLTNSILLIPLVGGIYFAEAISVILQVGSFKLRKKRIFKMAPIHHHFEQCGWPETRVVFIFWITTVILAWIGIIAIF
- a CDS encoding UDP-N-acetylmuramoyl-tripeptide--D-alanyl-D-alanine ligase, translated to MKSLTIKELVLATKGNLVIGNENDLVNDVVIDSRLANKDNVFVAIVGENLDGHQFIKSAYENGCKTFIKNESSGINLDSSDINLIEVKDSEIAVGDIGKYYKSKFDIPYIGITGSVGKTTTRDMVFATVSSKLNTLKNEGNLNNQLGVPLTLFNLNEYHECAVIEMGMSGFNEIEYLANIVNPKIGVISNIGLSHIENLGSQEGILKAKMEITTNFDSSSTLVVNGDDKFLSTLKDQNHLFKLQTFGFSKENDIYCDRYEMTEDSITFICIMDGKEEEIFIPTVGEHNVYNAMAAILVGRSLGLSLDEIKSGLRNFKATKMRLDILKTDKFTIINDAYNASPDSMKAALKILGRYKSRRVAVLGDMFEMGEHAEYGHRLVGESIINNTDVLLTIGNDSNFIGKESEKLGFNKENIHHFSTKEDAINEIDNLLKDEDVILVKASRGMKLEKIVEYLNK